A single window of Paracoccus albus DNA harbors:
- a CDS encoding aspartate aminotransferase family protein, which yields MSHLFYQSRLARPTLHRAEGIYLWDTDGKRYLDGSSGAMVSNIGHSNPRVLAAMREQMERSTFGYRLHFQNQPAEDLAAMTAALMPDGLDRVFFVSGGSEAVESAVKLARQYALTQGRAAAWKVISRFPSYHGSTLGALALTGMDSFTGPFAPMMRQMPAIPAPTCYLDRDNLSDDDRGLKYAEMLRDRIIAEGPDTVLAFIMEPVGGASTGALVAPDSYYTRIREICDEFGILLIYDEVMTGAGRTGRFVASQHWGVIPDIVAMSKGFAAGYVPLGAMVAQGHVVDAVLDAGGFLHGHTYAGNPLACAAGAAVLRELQDQDLTGNAERMGAILQDRLRGLMDIYPFIGDVRGLGLLQAFELVSDRSTMETLPVDLNAHLRLVDLAYERGLIIYSRRTRGGTHGDHFMVCPPLIVTEAQIDEIMDLLRDSLDTFAAEVGLPVMQAA from the coding sequence CGTTATCTGGACGGATCGTCCGGCGCGATGGTCAGCAATATCGGCCATTCCAACCCCCGTGTTCTGGCCGCCATGCGCGAGCAGATGGAGCGTTCGACATTCGGATACCGGCTGCATTTCCAGAACCAGCCCGCCGAAGATCTGGCTGCGATGACCGCAGCACTGATGCCGGACGGTCTCGACCGGGTGTTCTTCGTCTCCGGCGGGTCAGAGGCTGTGGAAAGCGCGGTGAAACTTGCCCGCCAATATGCGCTGACCCAAGGGCGGGCTGCTGCATGGAAGGTGATCTCGCGCTTCCCCTCGTATCACGGCTCTACCCTCGGTGCATTGGCGCTGACCGGCATGGACAGCTTCACCGGACCCTTCGCGCCGATGATGCGTCAGATGCCCGCCATTCCCGCGCCCACATGCTATCTCGACCGCGACAACCTCTCCGACGATGACCGAGGGTTGAAATATGCCGAGATGCTGCGCGACCGGATCATCGCGGAAGGCCCAGACACCGTCCTTGCCTTCATCATGGAACCCGTCGGCGGCGCCTCGACCGGCGCACTTGTCGCGCCGGACAGCTATTACACCCGCATCCGGGAGATCTGCGACGAATTCGGCATCCTGCTGATTTACGATGAGGTGATGACCGGCGCCGGCCGCACGGGCCGTTTCGTGGCCAGCCAGCATTGGGGAGTCATTCCCGATATCGTCGCGATGTCCAAGGGTTTCGCGGCAGGCTATGTCCCCCTTGGCGCCATGGTGGCGCAGGGTCATGTCGTCGATGCCGTGCTTGATGCGGGCGGCTTTCTGCATGGCCACACCTATGCCGGCAACCCGCTGGCCTGCGCGGCCGGTGCGGCGGTGCTGCGCGAATTGCAGGATCAGGATCTGACCGGCAATGCCGAACGCATGGGCGCCATCCTGCAAGACCGGCTGCGCGGCCTGATGGACATATACCCCTTCATCGGCGATGTGCGTGGCCTCGGCCTGTTGCAGGCCTTTGAACTGGTCAGCGACCGCAGTACGATGGAGACCTTGCCGGTCGATCTGAACGCCCATCTGCGCCTCGTCGATCTGGCCTATGAGCGTGGGCTGATCATCTATTCACGCCGCACACGCGGCGGCACGCATGGCGATCATTTCATGGTCTGCCCGCCCCTGATCGTGACCGAGGCCCAGATAGACGAGATCATGGACCTCCTGCGCGACAGCCTCGATACCTTCGCGGCAGAGGTGGGCCTGCCGGTGATGCAAGCGGCATGA
- a CDS encoding ArgE/DapE family deacylase, giving the protein MTTATDIMNAVDALFDDQVAALSELTAHASTRGQEQSAQAFMARQYADHGLSTDHWRIELERIRNLPGFSPVIGDYEDAQNVVATHQSRSTKGRSLILNGHIDVVPAGPEDFWTTPPFQPRIDDGWLYGRGAGDMKAGLAANLYALKALRHLGLQPAATVHLQSVVEEECTGNGALACLERGYRADAALIPEPFAETLVSAQVGVLWFQVRLAGLPTHVAYAAEGANAIEAAQPVFESLHRLESRWNQPRHRSPDFAHHDHALNLNIGRIEGGDWTSSVPAWCVFEVRMGLFPGQSLDDAREEIAAAVAEGAQASAFLRDNPPRITWHGFAAEGYALSQDRSATAMAAIGALETAHQTVAGGPLERKPITATTDARFFGIYGQTPALVYGPKAENIHGFDERVDLDSMRCVTQATALFIADWCGLESA; this is encoded by the coding sequence ATGACCACCGCCACCGACATCATGAATGCCGTCGATGCGCTGTTCGACGATCAGGTCGCGGCGCTTTCCGAACTGACCGCTCACGCCTCGACCCGCGGGCAGGAACAATCGGCGCAGGCCTTCATGGCACGGCAATACGCCGATCACGGCCTCAGCACCGATCACTGGCGGATCGAACTGGAACGGATCCGCAACCTGCCGGGCTTTTCCCCGGTCATCGGCGATTACGAGGATGCGCAGAATGTCGTCGCCACCCATCAGTCCCGCAGCACCAAAGGCCGCAGCCTGATCCTGAACGGCCATATCGACGTGGTGCCCGCCGGGCCGGAAGATTTCTGGACCACGCCGCCATTCCAGCCGCGTATTGACGATGGCTGGCTGTATGGGCGCGGCGCGGGTGATATGAAAGCCGGGCTTGCCGCGAACCTCTATGCGCTCAAGGCGCTGCGCCATCTTGGCCTGCAACCAGCCGCAACCGTCCATCTGCAATCCGTGGTCGAGGAGGAATGCACCGGCAATGGCGCGCTCGCCTGTCTGGAACGCGGATACCGCGCCGATGCCGCGCTGATCCCGGAACCCTTCGCTGAAACGCTGGTCTCCGCACAGGTCGGCGTGCTGTGGTTTCAGGTCCGGCTTGCCGGCCTGCCCACCCATGTCGCCTATGCGGCTGAAGGGGCAAATGCCATCGAAGCCGCGCAGCCCGTATTCGAATCGCTGCACCGTCTCGAATCCCGCTGGAACCAGCCCCGCCACCGCAGCCCCGATTTCGCACATCACGACCACGCGCTGAACCTCAATATCGGTCGGATCGAGGGCGGCGACTGGACCAGCTCTGTCCCCGCATGGTGCGTGTTTGAGGTGCGCATGGGGCTGTTTCCCGGTCAGTCGCTGGACGATGCCCGCGAAGAAATCGCCGCTGCCGTGGCAGAGGGCGCACAGGCATCCGCCTTTCTGCGCGACAACCCGCCCCGTATCACATGGCACGGCTTTGCCGCCGAAGGCTATGCGCTGTCGCAGGATCGCTCCGCCACGGCCATGGCGGCCATCGGCGCACTGGAAACGGCGCATCAGACCGTCGCCGGCGGCCCCTTGGAACGCAAGCCGATCACCGCGACCACCGATGCGCGTTTCTTCGGCATCTACGGCCAGACCCCTGCCTTGGTCTATGGCCCGAAGGCCGAGAATATCCACGGTTTCGACGAACGCGTCGATCTGGACTCCATGCGCTGCGTGACACAGGCGACCGCGCTGTTCATCGCCGATTGGTGCGGGCTGGAAAGCGCCTGA
- a CDS encoding anhydro-N-acetylmuramic acid kinase, translating into MTPAWTIGLMTGTVLDGNIDIAMIRTDGETIQEFGPWELAPYPEGLSDLLRDTLAAAQEWKFTGPEPEIFREAETALTEAQSEAVNRFIAQHGFVAGDIAAIGFHGQTVLHAAPQPGRRGNTRQLGLGALMAKITGIDVAYDFRSADVQAGGQGAPLAPVYHKAMLDKIGAGTDTAILNLGGVGNISYFDGQQMVAFDTGPANAPVNDWIRAHTGAAMDEGGRIAASGTVDETLLAKLLEHPYLSAPFPKSLDRFDFPASMADGLSLEDGAATLTAFTAGTVGKALDLLGGVPKRLIVCGGGRRNPHMMHQLSRRTGAEVLLAEDVGLRGDAVEAECFAFLAMRTLRGLPISFPMTTGAPAPMTGGKIARHKA; encoded by the coding sequence ATGACCCCTGCATGGACCATCGGCCTGATGACCGGAACCGTTCTGGACGGTAATATCGACATTGCAATGATCCGCACCGATGGCGAAACCATCCAAGAATTCGGCCCGTGGGAGCTCGCCCCCTATCCCGAGGGCCTCAGCGATCTTCTGCGCGATACGCTGGCCGCCGCGCAAGAGTGGAAATTCACCGGCCCCGAACCCGAGATCTTTCGCGAAGCCGAAACCGCGCTGACCGAGGCCCAGTCAGAGGCCGTGAATCGCTTCATCGCGCAGCACGGCTTTGTGGCGGGCGACATTGCCGCCATCGGCTTTCACGGCCAGACCGTTCTGCACGCCGCGCCCCAGCCCGGTCGCCGGGGCAACACCCGTCAGCTTGGTCTGGGCGCGCTGATGGCAAAGATCACCGGGATCGACGTCGCCTATGATTTCCGCAGCGCCGATGTGCAGGCAGGCGGGCAGGGCGCACCGCTGGCGCCGGTCTATCACAAGGCCATGCTGGACAAGATTGGCGCGGGCACTGACACGGCGATCCTCAATCTCGGCGGTGTGGGCAATATCAGCTATTTTGACGGCCAGCAGATGGTGGCCTTTGATACGGGTCCCGCCAATGCGCCGGTCAATGATTGGATCAGGGCGCATACAGGTGCCGCAATGGATGAAGGCGGCAGAATCGCTGCAAGCGGGACGGTAGATGAAACGCTTCTGGCGAAGCTGCTGGAACATCCCTATCTGTCCGCACCGTTTCCGAAATCCCTCGACCGTTTCGACTTCCCGGCCTCGATGGCGGACGGGCTGTCTCTGGAAGACGGTGCCGCGACGCTGACCGCCTTTACTGCCGGGACCGTTGGCAAGGCGCTCGACCTACTGGGCGGGGTGCCCAAGCGGCTGATCGTCTGCGGCGGCGGTCGCCGTAACCCCCATATGATGCACCAGCTTTCGCGCCGCACCGGGGCAGAGGTCCTGCTTGCCGAAGATGTGGGCTTGCGCGGCGACGCGGTAGAGGCAGAATGTTTCGCTTTCCTCGCCATGCGGACGCTGCGCGGCCTGCCGATCAGCTTCCCGATGACAACCGGCGCCCCCGCACCGATGACCGGCGGAAAAATCGCGCGACACAAGGCGTGA